The Sorangiineae bacterium MSr11367 genome window below encodes:
- a CDS encoding aminotransferase class I/II-fold pyridoxal phosphate-dependent enzyme, protein MNLSYRAANAAPFYALVFGEQAAALERQGHRVVKLSIGEPDFGAPPVVLEAMREIMDGRPLPYTAALGLPALRQAIAQFYREQHDVEVDPARVVVTSGASAALLLVTAATTDPGDEVMMADPCYPCNRQLVESFGAHARLVPASAETRFQLDATSVQAHWTERTRSVLIASPSNPTGTSIPHRELAAICNFARERGKWRVVDEIYLNLSDHDERGRPPRSALAIDPDAIVINSFSKYFGMTGWRLGWCIVPEGLVSAMERLAMNYFLCASSPAQLAALECFTPESLAVCETRRIELLQRRRFVLDGLERLGLPVPAVPDGAFYVYFDVRRTGLTSWEFCERVLRDAHVALTPGKDFGHHTADTHVRLSYAASMDELREGLARLETFVSTLGPR, encoded by the coding sequence ATGAATCTTTCGTACCGTGCCGCGAACGCGGCGCCCTTTTATGCGTTGGTCTTCGGCGAGCAGGCGGCCGCCCTGGAGCGCCAGGGACACCGGGTCGTCAAGCTCAGCATCGGCGAGCCCGACTTCGGCGCCCCGCCCGTCGTGTTGGAAGCGATGCGGGAGATCATGGACGGGCGCCCCTTGCCCTACACCGCCGCGCTCGGACTGCCCGCGCTCCGGCAGGCCATCGCCCAGTTCTACCGCGAACAGCACGACGTCGAGGTCGATCCCGCGCGGGTCGTCGTCACGTCGGGGGCCTCCGCCGCGTTGCTGCTGGTGACCGCCGCCACCACCGATCCGGGCGACGAGGTGATGATGGCCGACCCCTGCTATCCCTGCAACCGGCAGCTCGTGGAAAGCTTCGGTGCGCATGCCCGCCTCGTGCCGGCGAGCGCCGAGACCCGTTTCCAGCTCGACGCGACGTCCGTGCAAGCGCACTGGACGGAACGCACCCGCTCCGTCTTGATTGCCAGTCCTTCCAATCCGACGGGCACCTCGATTCCGCACCGCGAACTGGCGGCCATCTGCAACTTTGCCCGAGAACGCGGCAAATGGCGCGTCGTCGACGAGATCTACTTGAACCTCAGCGATCACGACGAGCGGGGAAGGCCGCCGCGGAGCGCGCTGGCGATCGACCCCGACGCGATCGTCATCAACAGCTTTTCCAAGTACTTCGGAATGACGGGGTGGCGTCTCGGCTGGTGCATCGTGCCGGAGGGGCTCGTATCGGCCATGGAGCGCCTCGCGATGAACTACTTCCTGTGCGCATCTTCGCCCGCACAGCTGGCCGCCTTGGAGTGCTTCACCCCTGAATCGCTCGCCGTGTGTGAAACGCGGCGGATCGAGCTCCTTCAGCGACGCCGCTTCGTCCTCGATGGCCTCGAGCGCCTTGGATTGCCCGTTCCCGCGGTGCCCGACGGTGCATTCTACGTCTACTTCGACGTACGCCGCACCGGACTGACGTCGTGGGAATTCTGCGAGCGGGTACTACGGGATGCCCACGTCGCCCTCACGCCCGGCAAAGACTTCGGGCATCACACGGCCGATACGCACGTCCGGCTCTCCTACGCCGCATCGATGGACGAACTTCGCGAGGGCCTGGCACGCCTCGAGACGTTCGTGAGCACCCTCGGCCCGCGGTGA
- a CDS encoding cytosine permease: MPEIETRSIDPIPALERHGHPRSLFALWFAANMQITSAITGALTVLVGLHPMWAVVAIVLGNALGGVPMALHAAQGPKLGVPQMIQSRAQFGVYGAVLPLVLVVMMYLGFFASGNVLGGQAVAGLTHLPMDISIVLYAAFTAVVAIAGYRLIHRFGWLASGLSVIVFVYLSIRLVTGHDVGALLSGAHLEWPPFLLALSLTASWQLTFGPYVADTSRYLPEDTSVRATFWWTYGGTVLGAAWAMSFGALAFALAGKAFKGHEVAYVVGLGGPSLAVPLLLSVALGKFTVNVLNVYGGYMSVATTLTAFSGRAVLSQRGRTGYVLAVAVVGATLAVLGRGDFLRNFILFLEFLLYFLTPWSAINLMDFYVVHREHYDVPALYDAAGPYGRWNVRALGVYVVGVLVQIPFANVPGVFTGWLAPWMGGADIAWLLGLLVPAVLYRVTK; this comes from the coding sequence GTGCCCGAGATCGAGACACGGTCCATCGACCCCATCCCGGCGCTCGAGCGGCATGGCCACCCGCGCAGCCTTTTCGCCTTGTGGTTCGCGGCCAACATGCAGATCACCTCGGCCATCACCGGGGCGCTCACCGTGCTCGTGGGGCTGCACCCCATGTGGGCCGTCGTGGCCATCGTCCTGGGCAATGCCCTCGGCGGCGTGCCCATGGCCCTGCACGCGGCCCAAGGACCGAAGCTCGGCGTTCCGCAGATGATCCAGAGCCGCGCCCAATTTGGCGTGTACGGTGCGGTGCTGCCGCTGGTGCTCGTGGTCATGATGTACCTCGGCTTCTTCGCCAGCGGCAATGTGCTCGGGGGCCAGGCGGTGGCGGGGCTCACCCATTTGCCGATGGATATCTCCATCGTGCTGTACGCGGCCTTCACGGCGGTCGTCGCGATCGCGGGCTACCGGCTCATTCACCGCTTTGGTTGGCTGGCCTCGGGGCTGTCGGTCATCGTCTTCGTGTACCTGTCGATCCGCCTCGTCACGGGGCACGATGTTGGTGCGCTGCTGTCGGGGGCGCACTTGGAATGGCCGCCATTCCTGCTCGCCTTGTCCCTCACGGCATCGTGGCAGCTGACCTTCGGGCCGTACGTCGCCGACACCTCGCGCTACTTGCCCGAGGACACGTCCGTGCGTGCCACGTTCTGGTGGACCTACGGTGGCACCGTGCTTGGGGCCGCGTGGGCGATGTCCTTTGGCGCGCTGGCGTTTGCGCTGGCGGGCAAGGCCTTCAAGGGGCACGAGGTGGCGTACGTCGTGGGCCTGGGAGGGCCCTCGCTCGCCGTGCCGCTGCTCCTCTCCGTGGCCCTGGGCAAATTCACGGTCAACGTGCTCAACGTCTACGGTGGCTACATGTCCGTCGCGACCACGCTCACCGCGTTCTCGGGGCGCGCCGTGCTCTCGCAGAGGGGCCGCACCGGCTACGTGCTGGCCGTGGCCGTCGTCGGGGCCACCTTGGCCGTGCTCGGCCGCGGCGACTTCCTGCGCAACTTCATCTTGTTCCTGGAGTTCTTGCTCTACTTTCTGACGCCGTGGTCGGCCATCAACCTGATGGACTTCTACGTCGTGCACCGCGAACACTACGACGTGCCCGCGCTCTACGATGCCGCGGGCCCGTACGGGCGCTGGAACGTGCGCGCCCTTGGTGTCTACGTCGTGGGGGTGCTCGTGCAGATCCCCTTTGCCAACGTGCCCGGTGTGTTCACCGGCTGGCTGGCACCGTGGATGGGGGGCGCGGACATCGCGTGGCTGTTGGGCCTGCTCGTGCCGGCCGTGTTGTACCGTGTCACAAAGTAA
- a CDS encoding LysR substrate-binding domain-containing protein, whose translation MTDSLDGLSSFLAVAQHKSFTAAASEVGVTPTAMSQKIKLLERRLGVVLFQRTTRHVALTDAGQTLFDRLRPALRDVEEALTALSDYRGRPSGKLRLTAPRTSGWLIAPLVARMREAYPELTVEVSLDDAFVDLVASGFDAGIRLGDAVEKDMVRVPITKHSSWSIVGSPGYLAKMGRPSKPEDLLQHQAVRQRMMATGVVYRWELERRGKEITIDVPGGIVANDIRLMVALVCEGCGLAYVPDEEIEDDLAAGRVERVLESFVTKGPGICLYFPERTQEQPKMRALIETIKRLRPSR comes from the coding sequence ATGACCGATTCCCTCGACGGCCTTTCCTCCTTTCTTGCGGTGGCGCAGCACAAGAGTTTCACCGCCGCCGCCTCGGAGGTGGGGGTCACGCCCACGGCGATGAGCCAGAAGATCAAACTGCTCGAGCGCCGCCTCGGCGTCGTGCTCTTCCAGCGGACCACGCGGCACGTGGCCCTCACCGATGCGGGCCAAACGCTTTTCGATCGGCTGCGCCCCGCATTGCGCGACGTGGAGGAGGCGCTCACGGCCCTGAGCGATTACCGCGGCCGGCCTTCGGGCAAGCTTCGCCTCACCGCCCCGCGCACCAGCGGCTGGCTCATCGCACCCCTGGTGGCGCGGATGCGCGAGGCCTACCCCGAGCTCACCGTCGAGGTCTCACTCGACGACGCCTTCGTCGACCTCGTCGCGTCGGGTTTCGATGCGGGCATCCGCCTCGGCGACGCCGTCGAAAAGGACATGGTGCGCGTTCCCATCACGAAGCACTCGTCCTGGTCCATCGTGGGCTCGCCCGGGTACCTCGCCAAGATGGGGCGCCCGTCCAAGCCGGAGGATTTGCTCCAGCACCAGGCCGTTCGCCAGCGCATGATGGCGACCGGCGTCGTGTACCGCTGGGAGCTCGAACGGCGAGGGAAGGAGATCACCATCGACGTGCCCGGCGGCATCGTGGCCAACGACATTCGCCTCATGGTGGCCCTGGTCTGCGAAGGCTGCGGCCTCGCCTACGTCCCCGACGAGGAAATCGAAGACGATCTCGCGGCCGGCCGCGTCGAGCGCGTTCTCGAGTCCTTCGTCACCAAGGGCCCCGGCATTTGCCTCTACTTCCCCGAGCGCACCCAAGAGCAACCGAAGATGCGCGCCCTCATCGAGACCATCAAGCGCCTGCGGCCGTCGCGTTGA
- a CDS encoding oxidoreductase, which produces MTTNDTKRVWFITGASRGIGAEITKAALAAGDTVVATARDPRKIGERFGASDALLPVALDVTNEASVAAAVKAAIARYGRIDVLVNNAGYGIIGAVEETPGDDVRRIYETNVFGLLAVTRAVLPHLRRQRAGLILNLSSVGGYRSGPGFGIYCSTKFAVEGISEALHGELAPLGIGVTIIEPGYFRTEFLESNSVVETAATISDYAETSGMVRSRAKSVSLQQPGDPVRLARTIVELAGSKAPPLRLPLGSDTVAAIEEKNAFVARELAAWRAVAVSTDFPK; this is translated from the coding sequence ATGACAACGAACGACACGAAGCGGGTTTGGTTCATCACGGGTGCATCGCGCGGCATTGGCGCGGAGATCACGAAAGCGGCGCTCGCTGCGGGCGACACGGTGGTCGCCACGGCGCGGGATCCTCGGAAAATTGGCGAGCGCTTCGGTGCATCGGATGCGCTCTTGCCGGTGGCGCTCGACGTCACCAACGAGGCCTCGGTCGCCGCCGCGGTGAAGGCGGCGATCGCGCGGTACGGACGCATCGACGTCCTCGTCAACAATGCCGGCTACGGGATCATCGGCGCCGTCGAGGAGACGCCGGGCGACGACGTGCGGCGCATCTACGAGACGAACGTGTTCGGCCTCCTCGCCGTCACGCGCGCGGTGCTTCCGCATCTACGCCGGCAGCGCGCGGGGCTCATTTTGAACCTGTCGTCCGTGGGCGGTTACCGCTCGGGGCCGGGGTTCGGCATCTATTGCTCCACCAAGTTCGCGGTGGAGGGCATCTCGGAGGCGCTTCACGGTGAGCTCGCGCCGCTGGGCATCGGCGTCACCATCATCGAGCCCGGGTATTTCCGCACGGAGTTCCTCGAGTCGAACTCCGTCGTCGAAACGGCAGCGACCATATCCGATTACGCGGAGACGTCTGGCATGGTTCGCAGTCGCGCGAAGAGCGTCAGCCTGCAGCAGCCGGGCGATCCCGTGCGCCTCGCGCGCACCATCGTCGAACTGGCCGGTTCCAAAGCGCCGCCCCTTCGACTTCCGCTGGGAAGCGACACCGTCGCCGCCATCGAAGAGAAGAACGCCTTCGTCGCCCGCGAACTCGCCGCATGGCGCGCCGTGGCCGTCTCGACCGACTTTCCCAAATGA
- a CDS encoding GntR family transcriptional regulator, protein MTLRIRISPGSNTPIYRQIVDQVRMAVRLGVVVPGDPLPSVRALSEELVVNANTIAKAYAELCQDGTVESRAGRGMFVAPERPVWSAAERRLRFENALEEFLREAVFLRYSSQEIHRAIDERLGLLWGRAEKGKRK, encoded by the coding sequence GTGACCTTGCGCATTCGCATCTCCCCTGGTTCCAACACACCGATCTATCGGCAGATCGTCGACCAGGTGCGCATGGCGGTCCGGCTGGGGGTCGTCGTCCCGGGCGATCCCCTCCCCAGCGTTCGCGCTCTGTCCGAGGAGCTCGTGGTGAACGCCAACACCATCGCCAAGGCTTATGCCGAGCTTTGCCAAGATGGCACGGTCGAATCACGCGCGGGGCGTGGAATGTTCGTAGCGCCCGAGCGTCCTGTGTGGAGCGCGGCGGAGCGCCGGCTTCGTTTCGAGAATGCGCTCGAAGAGTTCCTGCGGGAAGCCGTCTTCCTTCGATATTCGAGTCAGGAGATCCATCGCGCGATCGACGAACGACTCGGCCTCCTCTGGGGGCGTGCGGAAAAGGGGAAACGCAAATGA
- a CDS encoding ABC transporter ATP-binding protein, giving the protein MTDIAVEFDTVTCIFGQKVAVRDLSLRIPVGSTFALVGRNGAGKSTTIRTLLGLIEPTRGASKLLGADSQRLPPEVRARVGYLAEGHPVHRRMTVQEHAGFQARYHAKWHEKTFRAILEAFSIDERAKAIHLSRGQRAIVCLGLTLATRPDLLVLDDPMMGLDPIARRAFLEALVHFSRGEGRTVLFSSHLLADVERVADYLGVLDGGSLRACCTIDTFQKQVRKYILHFDGKPPGLSLFPGLVGVAVRPSELHATVVSNGDTLPPPLRALHPRAVEELPMGLEDSLLAYIGDASVGHFLLHEPHDQEVAS; this is encoded by the coding sequence ATGACCGACATCGCCGTCGAATTCGACACCGTCACGTGCATCTTCGGTCAAAAGGTCGCCGTGCGCGATCTTTCCCTGAGAATCCCCGTGGGGTCGACCTTCGCACTCGTGGGGCGCAATGGCGCGGGAAAGAGCACCACGATTCGCACGCTGCTCGGATTGATCGAGCCCACGCGTGGCGCATCGAAGCTTTTGGGCGCGGACAGCCAACGACTCCCGCCCGAGGTGCGCGCCCGCGTCGGTTACCTTGCCGAGGGGCACCCGGTGCACCGTCGGATGACCGTGCAGGAGCACGCGGGATTCCAGGCGAGGTACCACGCGAAATGGCACGAGAAGACCTTCCGCGCCATCCTGGAGGCCTTCTCCATCGACGAGCGCGCCAAGGCGATTCATCTTTCGCGAGGTCAAAGAGCCATCGTCTGCCTCGGCCTCACGCTCGCCACGCGTCCAGATTTGCTCGTACTGGACGACCCCATGATGGGGCTCGACCCCATTGCGCGCCGGGCTTTCCTCGAGGCGCTCGTTCATTTCAGCCGCGGAGAAGGCCGCACGGTTCTTTTTTCCTCGCACCTTTTGGCGGATGTGGAGCGCGTGGCCGATTACCTCGGCGTGCTCGATGGGGGCTCCCTGCGCGCGTGTTGCACCATCGATACGTTTCAAAAGCAGGTTCGGAAATACATTCTGCACTTCGACGGCAAGCCACCGGGGTTGTCGCTGTTCCCGGGGCTCGTCGGGGTCGCCGTGCGCCCGTCCGAGCTCCATGCCACCGTCGTATCGAACGGCGATACGCTGCCGCCGCCTCTTCGGGCTCTCCATCCTCGCGCGGTCGAGGAGTTGCCCATGGGGCTCGAGGATTCCCTCCTCGCGTACATCGGGGATGCGAGCGTGGGTCACTTTCTGCTGCACGAGCCGCACGATCAGGAGGTCGCATCATGA
- a CDS encoding LysR substrate-binding domain-containing protein, with translation MVELRHLRYFLVLAEELHFGRAARRLHIAQPGLSQQIQALERELGVELVDRSRRRMQLTAAGRTFFEEGRRGMVQLERAIDLARRAGRGEVGRLSLGAAESATYAILPSLLRAYVRRYPDVDLAVREMSSGVQLAALERGEIDIAFIRTPVEIKDFETMPLTEESMALVLPEDHPLARKRMVPLTALSNERFILHPTPASGWTEFMYAVCRHAGFEPRISQSASETTVAVSFVAAGLGVTLVPESLSDAARRPGVVTRPVASPVPNTQLLVVYPREGLPETARAFLEIVRQWER, from the coding sequence ATGGTCGAACTCCGTCATTTGCGTTACTTCCTAGTCCTCGCCGAGGAACTTCATTTCGGGCGCGCCGCGCGCCGCCTTCACATCGCGCAGCCAGGTTTGAGCCAGCAGATTCAAGCCCTCGAGCGCGAGCTCGGTGTCGAGCTGGTGGATCGCAGCCGGCGCCGCATGCAGCTCACCGCCGCGGGGCGCACCTTCTTCGAGGAAGGGCGCCGCGGCATGGTGCAACTCGAGCGGGCCATCGATCTTGCGCGGCGTGCGGGACGCGGTGAGGTGGGCCGGCTTTCGCTGGGCGCTGCAGAGTCGGCGACGTACGCCATCCTACCGAGCTTGCTTCGTGCCTACGTGCGCCGCTATCCGGACGTCGATCTCGCGGTGCGGGAGATGTCGTCGGGTGTGCAGCTGGCGGCGCTCGAACGCGGTGAGATCGACATTGCGTTCATCCGCACGCCGGTCGAGATCAAGGACTTCGAAACGATGCCCTTGACCGAGGAGTCCATGGCCCTGGTGCTGCCCGAGGACCATCCGCTGGCGCGCAAGCGCATGGTGCCGTTGACCGCACTCTCGAACGAGCGATTCATCTTGCATCCCACGCCCGCGAGCGGTTGGACCGAGTTCATGTACGCCGTCTGCCGGCATGCCGGATTCGAACCGCGGATCTCGCAATCGGCCAGCGAGACGACGGTGGCGGTGAGCTTCGTTGCCGCCGGCCTCGGCGTGACCTTGGTGCCGGAGAGCCTGAGCGATGCGGCCCGTCGCCCCGGCGTGGTCACGCGCCCCGTGGCCTCGCCGGTGCCGAACACACAGCTCTTGGTCGTCTACCCGCGCGAGGGGCTACCGGAGACCGCGCGGGCGTTTCTCGAGATCGTCCGTCAGTGGGAGCGGTAG
- a CDS encoding MFS transporter, producing the protein MLPATLVTPAIRPLFVSHHAGDEGAMHAFMAMNMLGGAIGAPLLGRADDALGNRRALLVFLTMVDAVLLGAFALHVPTSVLLVLRTVEGAAHVGAASILMGDAAVYSKSHGGRVMGMAALAVVLAIACGSFFGGLLLTIDARMPFVVAGMLALFVALSTRERPAAQRARRPSAGSFTSLLSREPELWVPLGAAFVGRFVIGCLVVTFALFAHRAHGYSDKTIGFLFSLVTVPFALASYPAGRLLDRIPRAAMLVGGALLCAAALAGLGWVPRNAIGVSMLLFGIGSSMIFVPVIFYGAQVGQASERATVMALVHGAGCVGMLLGPTVAGIVSAVVRRNTDAVTGYRAVFLVACGVTLGWVLASAGVLARRMREEAAELRRIPEESPRSCDSNG; encoded by the coding sequence ATGTTACCGGCCACCCTGGTCACTCCAGCGATCCGTCCGTTATTTGTCAGTCACCATGCTGGCGACGAAGGCGCAATGCATGCGTTCATGGCGATGAATATGCTCGGCGGCGCAATCGGTGCGCCGCTACTGGGGCGCGCGGACGACGCGTTAGGAAACCGACGTGCGTTACTCGTTTTTCTCACGATGGTGGATGCGGTGCTGCTCGGTGCGTTCGCGTTGCACGTACCGACGTCGGTGTTGTTGGTGCTCAGGACGGTGGAGGGCGCCGCACACGTGGGTGCTGCGTCCATTCTCATGGGCGATGCCGCGGTGTACTCGAAGAGCCACGGCGGTCGAGTCATGGGTATGGCTGCCCTGGCCGTGGTTCTGGCGATTGCGTGCGGAAGCTTCTTCGGTGGTTTGCTTTTGACTATCGACGCGCGCATGCCCTTCGTCGTGGCGGGCATGCTCGCGTTGTTCGTCGCGCTGAGTACACGCGAGCGTCCTGCCGCGCAGCGCGCACGCCGCCCGAGCGCGGGATCGTTCACGTCGCTCCTTTCGCGCGAGCCCGAGCTGTGGGTGCCGCTCGGTGCGGCCTTCGTCGGTCGCTTCGTGATCGGTTGTCTGGTGGTGACGTTTGCGCTCTTCGCCCATCGCGCTCACGGCTATTCGGATAAGACGATTGGCTTTCTCTTTTCACTCGTCACCGTGCCGTTCGCTCTCGCGTCGTACCCTGCGGGGCGCTTGCTCGATCGCATTCCGCGCGCGGCGATGCTCGTGGGCGGAGCGCTGCTCTGCGCGGCCGCGCTCGCGGGGCTCGGATGGGTACCGCGCAATGCGATTGGCGTAAGCATGCTGCTCTTCGGCATCGGCTCGTCGATGATCTTCGTGCCGGTGATCTTCTACGGCGCCCAGGTCGGCCAAGCCTCCGAGCGCGCGACCGTGATGGCGCTGGTCCACGGCGCCGGCTGCGTCGGGATGCTGCTCGGCCCCACGGTGGCCGGCATCGTCTCGGCGGTGGTTCGGCGCAACACCGATGCCGTCACGGGCTATCGGGCCGTGTTCCTCGTCGCATGCGGCGTGACCCTCGGCTGGGTCCTCGCCAGCGCGGGCGTCCTCGCACGCCGGATGCGCGAGGAGGCCGCCGAGCTGCGGCGCATTCCCGAGGAATCACCGCGCTCCTGCGACAGCAACGGCTAG
- a CDS encoding sigma-54 dependent transcriptional regulator: MSNDSQRDWREDARISHRNRVGLISTSTELIERIETAVAQCGSDLSVASDAACAKEILVAPGYALKIVDHTAGMCAIPHAPCDGCSMMAAMFHQDAISLFVRNGETRKTIQRYASADLEPLVHDVKAILLREESAAVLDSEIIGDSAALQSVREQIRRIGPYRDISVMVLGETGTGKELVAEAIHRIGAPPGAPFVAINCAAVPENLFESELFGHEAGAYTGARGPRAGLLEAGGQGVVFLDEVGDMPLPLQSKLLRVLETRTFRRVGGTRDLPLQARIVSATNGNLELMLRPDLLYRLAGFTIVLPALRERTEDIPLLARAFLRRFSHRHRIPVTRFSETALARLRLHDWPGNVRELRGTVERAAILSRSSVVEEADVLAAIAPLRQASSSGAYPCISASVALPAVKAAPPSGSRMATEGADRPRLRDMERDLILQAYQESDRKLSGAARALGLPRSTLRDKLRRYGVLT; encoded by the coding sequence ATGTCGAACGATAGTCAGCGCGATTGGCGTGAAGATGCGCGTATTTCCCATCGCAACCGTGTCGGGCTGATCTCGACGTCGACCGAACTCATCGAGCGCATCGAAACCGCCGTCGCCCAATGTGGAAGCGACCTCAGTGTCGCTTCGGATGCGGCGTGTGCCAAAGAAATCCTCGTAGCGCCAGGATACGCCCTCAAGATCGTCGACCACACCGCAGGCATGTGCGCCATTCCGCACGCGCCGTGCGACGGCTGTTCGATGATGGCCGCCATGTTCCATCAGGACGCCATTTCGCTCTTCGTGCGAAACGGTGAGACCCGAAAGACCATCCAGCGCTACGCGTCCGCCGACCTCGAGCCGCTCGTTCACGACGTCAAAGCCATTCTCCTGCGGGAGGAGTCGGCCGCGGTGCTCGACTCGGAAATCATCGGGGATTCAGCCGCGCTGCAGTCGGTGCGCGAACAAATCCGGCGCATCGGCCCCTACCGTGACATCTCCGTGATGGTGCTCGGCGAAACCGGCACGGGAAAAGAGCTCGTGGCGGAAGCGATCCACCGCATCGGTGCGCCCCCCGGAGCACCGTTCGTCGCCATCAATTGCGCAGCCGTTCCGGAGAACCTGTTCGAGAGTGAGCTCTTCGGGCACGAAGCGGGCGCTTACACGGGGGCACGCGGACCTCGGGCGGGCCTTTTGGAAGCAGGCGGTCAAGGTGTCGTATTTCTCGACGAGGTCGGCGATATGCCCCTCCCCCTACAAAGCAAATTGCTGCGGGTTCTCGAGACGCGGACCTTTCGACGCGTCGGCGGCACGCGAGACTTGCCGCTCCAAGCGCGAATCGTCTCGGCCACGAATGGCAACTTGGAGCTGATGCTCCGTCCCGATCTGCTCTATCGATTGGCGGGATTCACCATCGTCCTGCCGGCGCTGCGCGAACGCACGGAGGACATCCCCCTGCTCGCGCGGGCGTTTCTGCGCAGGTTCTCGCATCGTCATCGGATTCCCGTCACACGGTTTTCCGAAACGGCCCTCGCACGCCTCCGGCTCCACGATTGGCCAGGCAACGTGCGCGAGCTGCGCGGCACCGTCGAGCGTGCGGCGATCCTCTCGCGCAGCTCCGTCGTCGAGGAGGCGGACGTGCTCGCGGCCATCGCTCCCTTGAGGCAAGCATCGAGCAGCGGCGCCTACCCGTGCATCTCCGCCAGCGTCGCGCTCCCTGCCGTGAAGGCCGCGCCGCCCAGTGGTTCCCGCATGGCCACCGAGGGTGCCGATCGGCCCCGACTGCGCGACATGGAGCGCGATCTGATCCTCCAAGCGTACCAGGAGTCCGATCGCAAGTTGAGCGGTGCCGCACGCGCGCTCGGCCTCCCGCGTTCGACCCTGCGTGACAAACTTCGTCGCTACGGCGTGCTGACGTAA
- a CDS encoding HAMP domain-containing histidine kinase, which translates to MRTNLESTDWLEEPAWNGTHLALKHAGAALAVCSREGLLVGATPSAFSLLARVGISTRKIPCPLPLLWERLETSPPGEAIDWRPPNSDVDGIRLGCTRHALGGAYFLVVMREISDKHVTLAQQLHRQRLEATGRLVAQIVHDLRAPLASIVFDAEVLADRGRELDPTALHTTALALRRAADRLRKTVDGLLGFAKLGPPAESHADLGEAVERTCSLLRPSLRNGGHRIEVDLSPNARCVQASPLVVEQILVNLVMNAVEAAQAPITIRIATWRMTHKVRIVVQDNGPGMSAESRARAFEPFFTTKPRNSGLGLTASRDAALDAGGDLRIESSDQGACFAITLPSPAGSPAP; encoded by the coding sequence ATGCGCACGAACCTCGAATCGACGGATTGGCTCGAAGAGCCGGCGTGGAATGGAACGCACCTCGCACTCAAGCACGCGGGTGCTGCTCTCGCGGTGTGCTCGCGCGAGGGACTCCTCGTCGGCGCAACCCCCAGCGCGTTCTCGCTCTTGGCGCGCGTGGGGATCTCCACGCGCAAGATCCCCTGCCCGTTGCCCCTCTTGTGGGAGCGACTCGAAACGAGCCCGCCAGGAGAGGCCATCGATTGGCGTCCGCCGAACTCCGACGTCGACGGCATCCGCCTCGGGTGCACCCGCCACGCCCTGGGCGGCGCCTACTTCCTGGTGGTCATGCGCGAGATCTCCGACAAGCACGTGACCCTCGCCCAACAGCTGCACCGGCAGCGACTCGAGGCCACGGGGCGCCTCGTTGCGCAGATCGTGCACGACCTGCGCGCCCCCCTCGCGAGCATCGTCTTCGACGCCGAGGTGCTCGCCGACCGCGGCCGGGAGCTCGACCCCACCGCATTGCATACCACCGCCTTGGCCTTGCGGCGCGCCGCCGATCGGCTTCGCAAAACGGTCGACGGCCTGCTCGGTTTCGCCAAACTCGGCCCGCCGGCCGAGTCCCACGCCGATCTCGGTGAGGCCGTCGAGCGCACATGCAGCCTCCTTCGTCCATCGCTGCGTAACGGAGGGCACCGCATCGAAGTCGACCTCTCGCCCAACGCGCGGTGCGTGCAGGCCTCGCCGCTGGTCGTCGAGCAAATCCTGGTGAACCTCGTCATGAATGCCGTCGAGGCGGCGCAGGCCCCCATCACGATCCGGATCGCGACGTGGCGCATGACCCACAAGGTCCGCATCGTCGTGCAGGACAACGGCCCCGGGATGAGCGCCGAAAGCCGCGCCCGTGCCTTCGAACCGTTCTTCACCACGAAACCCAGGAACAGCGGCCTTGGCCTGACCGCATCGCGCGATGCCGCCCTCGATGCAGGGGGTGACCTGCGCATCGAATCGTCCGACCAAGGCGCATGCTTCGCCATCACGCTGCCCTCGCCGGCGGGGAGCCCGGCCCCATGA